The following nucleotide sequence is from Triticum dicoccoides isolate Atlit2015 ecotype Zavitan chromosome 7B, WEW_v2.0, whole genome shotgun sequence.
TGATGATATGAGACAAGATGATAGGTTTAGAAATGCAAGTAATATTGTTGCAACAAAGAAGCATGTTCTTTATGATTTGGTCTACTTACTCATCAAATTGATATTGATTTTACCGGTGGCGACGGCGAGTGTTGAAAGAGTATTTTCATCAATGAATCTAGTGAAAAGTAAGTTAAGGACTACTATGAGTGATGATCGCTTGAATGATTGCTTGGTGACATTTATTGAACGAGATGTGTTCATGAAAGTAAGTGAAGATGACATAGTTGATGCTTTCATGGCAATGCAAAAACGTAGAGTTACCTAGTGATGTAATTTTCTACTTGTGCTTCTTTCGTGTAAGACTATTCGTATTGTAATTTCGCACATTTGAGATATACTTTGTGAACTAAATTGTTGTGAAATTTGAATTGAGCTATTCATGTTATTATTTTGCTATATTTTGTCTGACACTTGGATTAGTAGAATTTTTTAGAGTGTGCACACCCTTCATTTCATTGCTGGGTACGCCACTGTTTACCAGTGGGTTGTCATGTTTGCACCATCTTGAACAATAACTTATGCACAACAATACCTTGACTCCTTAGCTGTTACCAATGTGTTTCCCCCTCCTTCCCCGGCCATTAGAGTTTCTACGAAATTCTAATCTTCCAAATTAGTATAAGGCATAAGTAGGTGGAGTCGCATTCGGTCACTTCAGTCTTCCGCTGCACCCTGCTGGTCCACTAATGGTGTTGCATTCTGAGGATTTTGTCTCTTTTTTTAGCTGAAAAACTGTTTCAGCATGCGGATGATCTTTGAAACGCCTTCTCATTTGCTCCAAAAAACTTGGATCATCAAAGCACTAAAGTGAATGAATCCACAAGCAGGGAATAATCAGTCAATTAATAAACCATGTTACTAGAATGACATTATCCACaaaagatatactccctccgttcctaaatgtaagtctttgtagagactccactagatggactacatacgaagcaaaataaatgaatctaaacttaaaatgcatctatatacatccgtatgtggtttatagtggaatctctacaaagacttacatttaggaacggagcgaGTACTATATATTACCGCGTATATACGCTTTACCCTAGCCTCCTCCTTAGCTTGAAGCCTAGCTTCctcctcgtccgcatccaactgtaaAAAGAGGGGCGATGCATGGAAGAAAGAGTTAAGCAGCAAAATGTTAGATGCACTCACGCACACCATACAGTAAATTAGCATACATTCTCATCAGAGCCGCTATGTTGTATAGTAGTGTCACCACCATACGGCAAATATGGATCCAAGTGACCCCCAGAGTATTCATCAGCGTCATTAGGGTGCTTCAAGTTAACCCTTTTGTTATATGTACAACCACGGCAGTGACCTTCATTCAATAAAGGAGACAGAGATACGTCATCTAACTACAAAATAGTCAACTAGGCACAACTACATAATAATAACTGAATAACTGAAATGTAAAAAAAATGTGTGCAATAAGTCACTTGCATGTCTGTGCATGAAGATGTTAAATTTATAAGATTATGGATAGATGAAGGGAAACATAACAAAGGGGCAACCAAACAGTGCAATATGAAACACATTTACATTTACACTGATGTATATATAAGTTCAAGGTAACATGACCCCGACATAGGTGAGAAGTACATAATACCATTATCATTGGGTTTAAGCATGTAGAAACAGCTGAGCACAAAATCCTTATATGCTCCTCCGATACGCGCGACTTCCGCAAAGAACAAATTTACGATGCCACTGTGAAATTCATCGCCTCCTTTAGTCCTTGCGGTGAAATTgagatgatagtaccacttacagtTATGGGGTCTTCCCTCACAAATTGATCGGATGCACACAATATCTTGGAGTTCATACGCAAGGTTCTAAACAGGAAGCATGAGTGGTATGAGTACTGCGACATGAGTAAGCCAATAAAGAGGGTGGAAGTGCGCGAGAGGGAGAGAGCAAACAACCAAAAGATTGTGGTCCTCATTATATTTGTCCAGTAGAGCTTGAACCAATAGGCGTGTATGGTTAATTCTTTCCGGATCTACTGATGACTTTGAAAGCTTCTTCCTTGTGCCATCAGGCCAGTAAAGCGCATGTTGTACAACTTTCTCCATCAAGGAAAGGTCAGCTAGGCACCTAATTTAGATCAGAGCATTCTACTTGATTAGTAGATTGTATTGTATTTCTGAAAAATGGGAAAAATAAAGTGACACAAAGTACTCTGTCAATGCTAAAAGGAACATTCTTGCCAACATTAGCCAAAACACTGGGTAATCGAAACCTTAACTAAAATAATTGGCTAACCAATTTTTGCTAGGATTGGCTGGGGCTCAAGCCAAGCACGCCCGAGTCCCAAAGAAGCTAAACGATT
It contains:
- the LOC119338597 gene encoding uncharacterized protein LOC119338597, translated to MATPTEPRDGLLATRSPEPAAQDDVQVPREPAGVSLLKEALHTATLEESSRASSSSLLVDAVSHDETILVSPPSGRLSPGPGPPVTSRRPCGWPKSFIIRTDREGSVHMYPPIGGPFQSLQEADDAIVRHLDDLRDKTVCLADLSLMEKVVQHALYWPDGTRKKLSKSSVDPERINHTRLLVQALLDKYNEDHNLLNLAYELQDIVCIRSICEGRPHNCKWYYHLNFTARTKGGDEFHSGIVNLFFAEVARIGGAYKDFVLSCFYMLKPNDNGHCRGCTYNKRVNLKHPNDADEYSGGHLDPYLPYGGDTTIQHSGSDENLDADEEEARLQAKEEARVKRIYACFDDPSFLEQMRRRFKDHPHAETVFQLKKETKSSECNTISGPAGCSGRLK